From one Humulus lupulus chromosome 8, drHumLupu1.1, whole genome shotgun sequence genomic stretch:
- the LOC133794729 gene encoding SNF1-related protein kinase regulatory subunit beta-2: MGNVNGREDGVSSPSALEEEGDSSGGGGSVQESMAEQSPTAPDGAPEMMGQSPPQTPRTHSPLMFTPQVPVVPLQRPDEIHIPSPSWMQSGSGVDEMSCEQAIPSMITWAYGGNEVAVEGSWDNWKTSLPLQRSGKDFTVMKVLPSGVYQYRFIVDGQWKCTPDLPCAQDDTGNFYNILDLQDYVPEDIESISGFEPPQSPDSSYNNQNLGSDDFSKEPPIVPPHLQMTLLNLPAPSSYTEIQPPLSRPQHVVLNHLYMQKGRSGGPSVVALGTTHRFLAKYVTVVLYKSLQR, from the exons ATGGGAAATGTTAATGGAAGAGAAGATGGGGTTAGTAGCCCATCTGCGCTTGAGGAAGAAGGCGATAGCAGCGGCGGCGGTGGTAGCGTGCAAGAAAGCATGGCTGAACAGAGCCCCACGGCGCCTGACGGAGCTCCGGAGATGATGGGTCAGTCTCCTCCTCAAACCCCCAGGACCCACTCACCTTTGATGTTCACTCCCCAA GTCCCTGTTGTACCATTACAAAGACCTGATGAGATTCACATCCCAAGCCCTTCGTGGATGCAAAGTGGTTCAGGGGTTGATGAAATGTCTTGTGAACAAGCTATTCCATCAATGATTACATGGGCATACGGTGGCAATGAAGTAGCTGTTGAGGGTTCATGGGACAATTGGAAGACAAG TCTGCCCCTTCAGAGATCAGGGAAAGACTTCACTGTTATGAAAGTGCTGCCGTCTGGTGTTTATCAATATAGATTTATCGTTGATGGTCAGTGGAAGTGTACCCCAGACTTGCCCTGTGCTCAAGACGACACAGGAAATTTCTACAACATCCTAGACTTGCAG GATTATGTTCCGGAAGACATTGAAAGCATATCTGGTTTTGAACCTCCACAGTCCCCAGATTCAAGCTACAACAACCAGAACCTTGGATCCGATGATTTTTCAAAGGAGCCACCAATTGTTCCTCCTCACCTACAAATGACGTTGCTTAATTTGCCTGCACCGTCATCATACACGGAGATTCAGCCACCTTTGTCACGACCACAGCATGTGGTACTCAACCATCTTTACATGCAAAAAGGGAGGAGTGGCGGCCCATCTGTGGTGGCACTAGGTACAACACATCGGTTTCTCGCCAAGTATGTGACGGTGGTGCTCTACAAGTCCTTGCAGAGGTGA